A region from the Vicia villosa cultivar HV-30 ecotype Madison, WI linkage group LG3, Vvil1.0, whole genome shotgun sequence genome encodes:
- the LOC131660554 gene encoding serine/threonine protein phosphatase 2A 57 kDa regulatory subunit B' kappa isoform-like: protein MLKQILSKLPRKTSKTDSDESSRGDSSCRSDSPRAGKSSKSHGGNDGAKTNAAKKNSSAAVFPTSTVSLIEPLVPFKDVAGSEKMNLFVSKLSLCCVAFDFTDPGKNIVEKDVKRRTLIELVDFVSSFGSARFSEPAILAMCRMCAINLFRVFPPNYRANNRGGGGAENDDDEPSFDPAWPHLQLVYELLLKFITSSCLDAKAAKKYFDHSFISKLLELFDSEDPRERDCLKTIMHRVYGKFMVHRPYIRKSFNNVFHRFVFETEKHNGIAELLEIFGSVVSGFALPLKEEHKIFLWRILIPLHKPRSMGAYFQQLSYCVTQFIEKEPKLASIVIRGLLKYWPITHSQKEVMFLGELEEILETINMVEFQKVMVPLFWRIGCCISSLHFQVSERALYLWNNDHIVNLIAHNRQVILPIIIPALERNSQSHWNPAVLNLTHNVRKMFIEMDENLFLSCRSQFKEEEAMLNTESEKRKEAWRQLEHAASLKLTAGNTAVLVSPVL from the exons ATGCTCAAGCAAATCCTAAGTAAACTTCCTCGGAAAACATCAAAAACTGACTCGGACGAGTCAAGCCGAGGTGACTCGTCCTGCCGGAGCGATTCGCCTCGTGCCGGGAAGAGTAGCAAGTCACACGGCGGAAATGATGGTGCCAAAACCAATGCAGCGAAAAAGAATTCATCGGCGGCTGTTTTCCCGACAAGCACCGTGTCGTTGATAGAACCTTTGGTGCCGTTTAAGGATGTTGCGGGTTCTGAAAAGATGAACCTTTTTGTGAGCAAGTTGAGTCTTTGTTGCGTTGCGTTTGATTTCACCGATCCCGGTAAGAACATTGTGGAGAAAGATGTAAAAAGAAGAACTTTGATTGAACTTGTtgattttgtttcttcttttgggTCTGCAAGGTTTAGTGAGCCTGCTATTCTTGCAATGTGTAGAATGTGTGCTATTAATCTCTTTCGTGTTTTCCCGCCGAATTATCGAGCCAATAATCGGGGCGGTGGTGGTGCTGAGAATGACGATGACGAGCCGTCTTTCGATCCTGCTTGGCCTCATCTTCAACTTGTTTATGAATTGTTGCTTAAATTTATAACATCTTCTTGTCTTGATGCTAAGGCTGCGAAAAAGTATTTCGACCATTCGTTTATTTCGAAATTGTTGGAGTTGTTTGATTCGGAGGATCCTAGAGAAAGGGATTGTTTAAAGACAATAATGCATAGGGTGTATGGCAAATTCATGGTTCATAGACCTTACATTCGGAAATCGTTTAACAATGTGTTTCATAGGTTCGTGTTTGAGACCGAGAAGCATAATGGGATTGCGGAGTTGTTGGAGATTTTCGGGAGCGTAGTAAGTGGATTTGCTTTGCCATTGAAAGAGGAACACAAAATATTCTTGTGGAGAATTTTGATCCCTTTGCACAAGCCTAGATCTATGGGGGCTTACTTCCAACAATTGTCTTATTGTGTTACGCAGTTTATAGAGAAAGAGCCTAAGTTGGCAAGCATTGTGATTAGAGGTTTGTTGAAATATTGGCCAATAACACATAGTCAGAAAGAGGTGATGTTCCTCGGTGAGTTGGAAGAAATTTTGGAAACAATTAACATGGTTGAGTTCCAAAAGGTCATGGTGCCATTGTTTTGGAGAATTGGATGCTGCATTAGTAGTTTGcattttcag GTATCCGAAAGAGCCCTTTACTTATGGAACAACGACCACATTGTCAATTTGATTGCTCACAACCGTCAAGTGATACTACCTATCATAATTCCCGCACTTGAGAGAAACTCTCAGAGCCACTGGAACCCCGCAGTGCTCAACTTAACTCATAATGTTAGAAAGATGTTCATAGAGATGGACGAGAATCTGTTCCTTTCTTGTCGTTCTCAGTTTAAGGAGGAAGAAGCAATGCTAAACACAGAATCCGAGAAACGGAAAGAAGCTTGGAGACAATTAGAACATGCAGCCAGTCTCAAACTTACAGCCGGAAACACTGCCGTTTTAGTGTCTCCGGTTTTATAA